In Paraburkholderia phenazinium, the following are encoded in one genomic region:
- a CDS encoding MFS transporter, translating into MNTLAQHSPLDHPQPRRGRLAAASMVGTSLEWYDFTVYNTLAALVFNRLFFPSVDPLAGTILALSTYAVGYVSRPLGGFVFGNLGDRIGRRAVLMLTLLLMGVTTALMGVLPTYASAGIASPLLLVALRFVQGIALGGEWAGAVLLSVEHGDQKRRGFNASWTQVGPSLGTLLGTGFIALITLALSSDDFLAWGWRVPFIASVLLVGFGLWVRRGVEETPQFEQLSQAHATAKVPVAEVLTQHWRRLLVAGGSRIGSDVLYALLVVFTLTYVTTVLHLSRTTALTAVLIGTACNAATVPLFGALSDRFGRRPVYLAGTLAAIVWAFTFFVLLDSAQPLLIVLAVVVGLVIHAAMYGPQAAFVTEQFPTRVRYAGSSLAYTLAGILGGGFAPLIIVSLYKYWGNTVAVSLYVSIALVVTGISLIVARETARRPLEG; encoded by the coding sequence ATGAACACGCTTGCCCAGCACTCCCCGCTCGATCACCCGCAACCACGACGTGGCCGGCTCGCGGCCGCCAGCATGGTCGGCACCTCGCTCGAATGGTACGACTTCACCGTCTACAACACGCTCGCCGCGCTGGTGTTCAACCGCTTGTTCTTCCCCTCGGTCGATCCGCTCGCGGGGACCATTCTCGCGCTGTCCACTTACGCCGTCGGCTATGTGTCGCGGCCGCTCGGCGGCTTCGTGTTCGGCAACCTCGGCGACCGGATCGGCCGGCGCGCGGTGCTGATGCTCACCCTGCTCCTGATGGGCGTGACCACCGCGTTGATGGGCGTGCTGCCCACCTACGCGTCGGCGGGTATCGCAAGCCCACTGCTGCTGGTCGCGCTGCGTTTCGTGCAAGGCATTGCACTGGGCGGCGAATGGGCCGGCGCGGTGCTGCTCTCCGTCGAACACGGCGATCAGAAGCGGCGCGGCTTCAATGCCTCGTGGACCCAGGTGGGGCCCTCGCTCGGCACGTTGCTCGGCACCGGCTTTATCGCGTTGATCACGCTCGCGCTATCGTCCGACGACTTTCTCGCCTGGGGATGGCGCGTGCCGTTCATCGCCAGCGTGCTGCTGGTCGGCTTCGGCTTGTGGGTCCGGCGAGGCGTCGAAGAAACGCCGCAGTTCGAACAATTGAGCCAGGCCCACGCAACGGCCAAGGTGCCGGTTGCCGAAGTGCTGACGCAACACTGGCGCCGCCTGCTGGTAGCCGGCGGCTCGCGGATCGGCTCGGACGTGCTGTATGCGCTGCTCGTGGTCTTCACGCTCACCTATGTGACGACCGTGCTGCACCTGTCCCGCACGACGGCGCTCACCGCGGTGCTCATCGGCACCGCCTGCAATGCGGCCACTGTGCCGTTGTTCGGCGCGCTATCGGATCGCTTCGGCCGGCGGCCCGTCTATCTGGCCGGCACACTCGCGGCGATCGTCTGGGCCTTTACCTTCTTTGTGCTGCTCGACAGCGCCCAGCCGTTGCTGATCGTGCTCGCGGTGGTGGTTGGCCTCGTGATTCATGCCGCCATGTATGGACCCCAGGCCGCTTTCGTCACCGAACAGTTTCCGACCCGCGTGCGCTATGCCGGCTCGTCGCTCGCCTATACGCTGGCGGGCATCCTCGGCGGCGGCTTCGCGCCGCTCATCATCGTGAGTCTCTACAAGTACTGGGGCAATACGGTCGCGGTGTCGCTGTATGTCTCGATCGCCCTGGTGGTCACCGGCATTTCGCTCATCGTCGCGCGTGAAACAGCGCGGCGGCCGCTCGAAGGCTGA
- a CDS encoding MFS transporter yields the protein MGIKVRGLRWWMIALLSLGTVMNYLARSSLSVAAPTVMQSLHISTAQYGWITGAFLVMYPLGGPLTGYLMDRIGLRFGFLLCGLAWSAICMAHGFATGWVGLFVLRGMLGLVEASFIPAGMRLAAFWFPLRERAIAAGVFNIGTSVGAIAAPPLIAWSILRYNWQTAFVIAGGIGFVWAVLWIAFYRHPSAHPALSEREAAHIVDGKALGLAEDGSKPNLREIFGSRNFWGIALPRFFADPVWGTLVFWMPLYLHQARGFDLKAIAMTAWLPFVAADIGCLMGGSVSFLLNRRFNLSIVNGKRVVVTGAALLMTAMAGVGYVKSPGMAIFLLCLGGFAHQTLSVTVISMSADLFPRHEVATVTGFAALSAGIGNLGFTLVMGALVATIGYAPFFVALGLGDLIGAALIWSLVRPALAERRANAQLVRAARA from the coding sequence ATGGGAATCAAGGTAAGAGGGCTGCGCTGGTGGATGATCGCGTTGCTGTCGCTCGGCACGGTCATGAACTATCTGGCGCGCAGTTCGTTGAGCGTCGCCGCGCCGACGGTCATGCAGAGCCTGCACATCTCCACCGCGCAATACGGCTGGATCACCGGCGCGTTTCTGGTCATGTATCCGTTGGGCGGTCCGCTCACGGGCTACCTGATGGACCGCATCGGCCTGCGCTTCGGCTTCCTGCTGTGCGGTCTCGCATGGTCGGCGATCTGCATGGCGCACGGCTTCGCCACCGGCTGGGTGGGCCTGTTCGTGCTGCGCGGCATGCTCGGACTCGTCGAGGCCTCGTTCATTCCGGCCGGCATGCGTCTCGCGGCGTTCTGGTTTCCGCTGCGCGAACGCGCGATTGCGGCGGGCGTGTTCAATATCGGCACGTCGGTCGGCGCCATCGCCGCGCCGCCGCTGATCGCATGGTCGATCCTGCGCTACAACTGGCAGACCGCGTTCGTGATCGCCGGTGGTATCGGCTTCGTATGGGCGGTGTTGTGGATCGCCTTCTATCGTCACCCCAGTGCACACCCTGCGCTGAGCGAACGGGAAGCCGCGCATATCGTCGACGGCAAGGCGCTCGGTCTCGCCGAGGACGGTTCGAAGCCGAACCTGCGCGAGATCTTCGGCTCGCGCAACTTCTGGGGCATCGCGCTGCCGCGTTTCTTCGCCGATCCGGTGTGGGGCACGCTGGTGTTCTGGATGCCGCTGTATCTGCATCAGGCGCGCGGTTTCGATCTGAAGGCGATTGCGATGACGGCGTGGTTGCCGTTCGTCGCGGCGGATATCGGCTGCCTGATGGGCGGTTCGGTATCGTTCCTGCTGAACAGGCGCTTCAACCTGTCGATTGTCAATGGCAAGCGGGTCGTCGTCACGGGCGCGGCGTTGCTGATGACGGCGATGGCCGGCGTCGGCTATGTGAAGTCGCCGGGTATGGCGATCTTCCTGCTGTGCCTCGGCGGCTTTGCGCACCAGACGCTGTCCGTGACGGTGATTTCGATGTCGGCCGACCTGTTCCCGCGTCATGAAGTGGCCACGGTCACGGGCTTCGCGGCGCTCTCCGCGGGGATCGGCAACCTGGGCTTCACGCTCGTGATGGGCGCGCTGGTGGCGACGATCGGTTATGCGCCGTTCTTTGTTGCGCTCGGTTTGGGCGATCTGATTGGCGCCGCGTTGATCTGGAGTCTGGTGCGCCCGGCGTTGGCCGAGCGTCGCGCGAACGCGCAGTTGGTACGCGCGGCGCGGGCGTAG
- a CDS encoding DUF4286 family protein, whose product MSMTPPRGQLCIWTDTDPTPALEADFNAWYDREHMQERVAIPGFRYARRFKSNDGGPRRYLALYVTDTLEVFRSAAYRQAFTVQTQWSLDNFARMVDTQRRVGELTLETGDGEGAHLALVVLPPERVDAASLRPQLETGVTIPGIHGARLFCTTPALSVPLNTSPDPATALPAADALILVEGSNAAATRALAEELAAEAGVSRSDVRTFDLLWRIAA is encoded by the coding sequence ATGAGCATGACCCCGCCGCGCGGCCAGCTTTGCATCTGGACTGACACCGACCCCACTCCGGCTCTGGAAGCCGATTTCAACGCCTGGTACGACCGCGAACACATGCAGGAGCGTGTCGCGATTCCCGGGTTTCGCTACGCGCGCCGGTTCAAGTCCAATGACGGCGGCCCGCGCCGCTATCTCGCGCTGTACGTGACCGACACCCTCGAAGTGTTCCGCAGCGCCGCTTACCGGCAGGCGTTCACGGTGCAGACGCAGTGGTCGCTGGACAACTTCGCGCGCATGGTGGACACGCAGCGGCGCGTCGGCGAACTCACGCTCGAGACCGGCGACGGCGAAGGCGCTCACCTTGCGCTCGTCGTGCTGCCGCCTGAGCGCGTCGACGCCGCGTCGTTGCGGCCGCAGCTCGAAACGGGCGTGACCATTCCCGGCATTCACGGGGCGCGGCTCTTCTGCACGACGCCCGCACTTTCGGTTCCGCTCAACACGTCACCGGATCCCGCCACCGCACTGCCCGCCGCCGACGCGCTGATCCTCGTCGAGGGCAGCAACGCGGCCGCCACGCGCGCGCTCGCCGAAGAGCTGGCCGCTGAGGCAGGCGTGTCGCGTAGCGACGTGCGCACCTTCGATCTGCTCTGGCGCATCGCTGCCTGA
- a CDS encoding LysR family transcriptional regulator, which yields MNIRFLETFVWLAKLQNFRLTAEQLHTTQAAVSSRIASLEESFGIRLFERNSRSATLTPAGRKMLAYAERIVRLGEEMRREVDDADADSGLIRIGVIESIVHSWFPALMALVRERYPRLEIEVTGDTTIHLAHLLRTDAVELILQTDILSGPDFTNLPLAEFPVRWVASPTLGLAGRKLDLAQLAEFPIVSFSRHSGPHATLEQLLSTAVERPARINCITSVAAMIRLVADGFGVAALPPAVVQRELREGVLEVLDVSSEFPAMPLVAVHRAQSHPLAARIAELARQAAGEFDRTLASEPPRRPARVTRTATPARSGKQPAAKRGS from the coding sequence ATGAACATCCGCTTCCTCGAAACCTTCGTCTGGCTCGCCAAGCTGCAAAATTTCCGCCTCACTGCCGAACAGTTGCATACCACGCAAGCCGCTGTCTCGAGCCGGATCGCGTCGCTCGAAGAGAGCTTCGGCATCCGGCTGTTCGAGCGCAACTCGCGTTCGGCAACGCTCACACCGGCCGGCCGCAAGATGCTCGCGTACGCGGAGCGTATCGTGCGCCTCGGTGAAGAGATGCGCCGCGAAGTCGACGATGCGGATGCGGACTCGGGCCTGATTCGCATTGGCGTGATCGAGTCGATCGTGCATAGCTGGTTTCCCGCGCTGATGGCGCTCGTGCGGGAACGCTATCCGCGGCTCGAAATCGAGGTGACGGGCGACACCACCATCCACCTCGCGCATCTGCTGCGCACCGACGCCGTCGAGCTGATCCTGCAGACCGACATACTGAGCGGCCCCGATTTCACCAACCTGCCGCTCGCCGAGTTTCCGGTGCGCTGGGTAGCGAGTCCCACGCTCGGTCTGGCCGGCAGGAAACTCGATCTGGCGCAGCTCGCGGAATTCCCGATCGTCAGTTTCTCGCGTCACTCCGGTCCGCACGCGACGCTCGAACAATTGTTAAGCACGGCTGTCGAACGGCCCGCCCGAATCAACTGCATCACCTCGGTCGCGGCGATGATCCGGCTCGTCGCCGACGGCTTCGGCGTGGCCGCGCTGCCGCCGGCGGTCGTGCAGCGCGAACTGCGCGAAGGGGTGCTCGAGGTACTCGACGTCAGCTCGGAATTTCCCGCCATGCCGCTCGTTGCCGTACACCGCGCGCAAAGCCATCCGCTCGCCGCGCGCATCGCGGAACTGGCCCGCCAGGCCGCCGGCGAATTCGATCGCACGCTGGCAAGCGAACCGCCGCGCCGCCCGGCGCGCGTCACGCGGACCGCCACGCCTGCCCGCAGCGGCAAGCAACCGGCCGCGAAACGCGGCTCATAA
- the pgm gene encoding phosphoglucomutase (alpha-D-glucose-1,6-bisphosphate-dependent) — translation MNISPLAGKLPSHRMLVNVPRLISAYYSDTPDPAIAAERVAFGTSGHRGSPFERSFNEWHVLAITQAICHYRKQQGIDGPLFLGIDTHALSEPANASALEVLAANGVDVMIAADGEYTPTPAVSRAILVYNRGRTTGLADGIVVTPSHNPPESGGFKYNPPNGGPADGSVTGWIEKSANALLESGLDGLLRVSLARALASSSTHRHDYLNAYVDDLANVIDMDVIRGAPIRLGVDPLGGAGVHYWGPIAERYGLNLSVINDEVDPTFRFMSLDWDGRIRMDPSSPYAMQPLLAQRDHFDVAFACDTDHDRHGIVTRAAGLLPPNHYLSVLVDYLFAHRPNWSAHAAVGKTIVSSQMIDRVAGKLGRTLYEVPVGFKWFVDGLVDGSLGFGGEESAGASCLRLDGTAWTTDKDGIVPALLSAEITTRIGRDPAEIYRDLTQRLGEPAERRVQAAATAAQRAQLGKLSPAQFPHTELAGEKIEQVLDRAPGNGAAIGGIKVITKSGWFAARPSGTEDIYKIYAESFLGEDHLTRIVEEAQAMVDSTLAQQGTTPGGA, via the coding sequence ATGAACATCAGTCCTCTCGCCGGCAAGCTCCCGTCGCACCGCATGCTGGTCAATGTCCCCCGCCTCATTTCGGCGTACTACTCGGACACGCCGGACCCGGCGATTGCCGCGGAACGGGTCGCTTTCGGCACCTCGGGGCACCGTGGCTCGCCGTTCGAGCGCAGCTTCAACGAATGGCATGTGCTCGCCATCACCCAGGCCATTTGTCACTATCGAAAGCAGCAGGGTATCGATGGGCCGCTCTTTCTCGGCATCGACACGCACGCGCTCTCGGAACCCGCCAACGCCAGCGCACTCGAAGTGCTGGCCGCCAACGGCGTCGATGTGATGATCGCGGCGGACGGCGAGTACACGCCCACGCCGGCGGTGTCGCGCGCGATCCTCGTGTATAACCGCGGCCGCACCACCGGCCTCGCCGACGGCATCGTGGTGACGCCGTCGCACAACCCGCCCGAAAGCGGCGGCTTCAAGTACAACCCACCCAACGGCGGGCCCGCCGACGGCAGCGTCACCGGCTGGATCGAGAAGTCTGCCAATGCCTTGCTCGAGAGCGGGCTCGACGGCCTGCTGCGCGTTTCGCTGGCGCGCGCGCTGGCCTCGTCGAGCACGCATCGGCACGACTACCTCAACGCGTATGTCGACGACCTCGCCAACGTGATCGACATGGACGTGATACGCGGTGCGCCGATCCGCCTCGGTGTCGATCCGCTCGGCGGCGCGGGCGTGCACTACTGGGGGCCTATTGCGGAGCGCTACGGGCTGAACCTGAGCGTCATTAACGATGAGGTCGATCCCACCTTCCGCTTCATGAGCCTCGATTGGGACGGGCGGATCCGCATGGACCCGTCCTCGCCTTATGCGATGCAGCCGCTGCTCGCGCAGAGGGATCACTTCGACGTGGCCTTCGCCTGCGATACCGATCACGACCGCCACGGCATCGTCACGCGCGCGGCGGGCCTGTTGCCGCCCAATCATTACCTCAGCGTGCTGGTCGATTATCTGTTCGCGCATCGGCCGAACTGGTCCGCTCACGCGGCGGTGGGCAAGACCATTGTCAGCAGCCAGATGATCGATCGGGTGGCCGGCAAGCTGGGCCGCACGCTTTACGAGGTGCCGGTCGGCTTCAAGTGGTTCGTCGACGGCCTCGTCGACGGGTCATTGGGCTTCGGCGGCGAGGAGAGCGCGGGAGCGAGCTGTCTGCGCCTCGACGGCACGGCGTGGACCACCGACAAGGATGGCATCGTGCCGGCCTTGCTGTCGGCGGAGATCACCACACGTATCGGCCGCGACCCCGCCGAAATCTATCGCGACCTGACCCAGCGCCTCGGCGAGCCGGCCGAGCGCCGCGTGCAGGCCGCCGCCACGGCGGCGCAGCGGGCGCAACTGGGCAAGCTGTCGCCCGCGCAGTTTCCGCACACCGAACTGGCCGGCGAGAAGATCGAGCAGGTGCTCGACCGCGCGCCGGGCAATGGGGCGGCCATCGGCGGCATCAAGGTGATCACGAAGAGCGGCTGGTTCGCCGCGCGCCCGTCGGGGACCGAGGACATCTACAAGATCTATGCGGAGAGTTTTCTCGGCGAGGACCACCTGACCCGCATCGTTGAGGAGGCCCAGGCGATGGTGGACAGCACGCTGGCGCAACAGGGGACAACGCCCGGCGGCGCTTAG
- a CDS encoding nicotinate phosphoribosyltransferase encodes MQATPRSFAAILSNPILNTDSYKASHYLQYPPQASAMFSYIESRGGRYERTLFFGLQMLLKEYLCRPITGAMIDEAKAFFAAHGEPFNEAGWRYIVNQYDGYLPVRIRAVAEGSVVPAHNVLVTVECEDPEVFWLASYLETMLLRIWYPVTVATQSWHLRQTLRHYLQKTSDDLTQLPFKLHDFGARGVSSAESAAIGGAAHLVSFMGSDTVLGVVAANQFYNEPMAAFSVPAAEHSTITAWGRDGEADAYRNMLRQFGKEGAIVSVVSDSYDLFAALDVWGTQLKQAVIDSGAMLVIRPDSGDPLTIVLQTLRALDESFGSTVNSKGRRVLNYVRVIQGDGVNAESIEAILAALDDAGYAADNLVFGMGGALLQQVNRDTQRFAMKCSAIRIGATWQGVCKDPVTDAGKRSKKGRLTLLRNRRTGEYRTVELPLAWDDHRVEGEWDEALTTVFESGKLRVDDSFATIRLRAHADEV; translated from the coding sequence ATGCAAGCCACCCCGCGCAGTTTCGCCGCCATCCTGTCCAATCCGATCCTCAACACGGACTCGTACAAGGCCTCGCACTACCTGCAATATCCGCCGCAAGCGTCCGCGATGTTTTCGTACATCGAATCGCGCGGCGGCCGCTATGAACGCACGCTGTTCTTCGGCCTGCAGATGCTGCTCAAGGAATATCTGTGCCGCCCGATTACCGGCGCGATGATCGACGAGGCCAAGGCCTTCTTCGCCGCGCACGGCGAGCCGTTCAACGAGGCCGGCTGGCGCTACATCGTGAATCAGTACGACGGCTACCTGCCGGTGCGGATTCGCGCCGTGGCGGAAGGCTCGGTGGTGCCGGCGCATAACGTGCTCGTCACCGTGGAGTGTGAGGATCCCGAAGTATTCTGGCTCGCCTCGTATCTCGAGACCATGTTGCTGCGCATCTGGTACCCCGTCACCGTGGCGACCCAAAGCTGGCACCTGCGCCAGACCCTCCGTCACTATCTGCAGAAGACCAGCGACGACCTGACGCAACTGCCGTTCAAGCTGCACGACTTCGGCGCACGCGGCGTGTCGAGCGCGGAGTCGGCGGCAATCGGCGGGGCGGCGCACCTGGTCAGCTTCATGGGTTCGGATACGGTGCTCGGCGTGGTGGCGGCCAACCAGTTCTATAACGAGCCGATGGCGGCTTTCTCGGTGCCGGCCGCCGAGCACAGCACGATCACGGCCTGGGGCCGCGACGGCGAAGCGGATGCCTATCGCAACATGCTGCGGCAGTTCGGCAAGGAAGGCGCGATCGTCTCGGTGGTCTCCGATTCCTACGACCTGTTCGCGGCCCTCGACGTGTGGGGCACGCAACTGAAGCAGGCGGTGATCGACTCGGGCGCCATGCTCGTGATCCGGCCGGATTCGGGCGACCCGCTCACCATCGTGCTGCAAACGCTGCGCGCGCTGGACGAATCGTTCGGCTCGACGGTCAACAGCAAGGGGCGTCGCGTGCTCAATTACGTGCGCGTGATTCAGGGCGACGGCGTCAACGCCGAATCGATCGAAGCGATTCTCGCCGCGCTCGACGACGCCGGCTATGCCGCCGACAATCTCGTGTTCGGCATGGGCGGCGCCCTGCTGCAACAGGTCAATCGCGACACGCAGCGCTTCGCCATGAAGTGCTCGGCCATCCGGATTGGCGCGACGTGGCAAGGCGTGTGCAAGGACCCGGTGACGGACGCCGGCAAGCGCTCGAAGAAAGGACGCCTCACCTTGCTGCGCAACCGCCGCACCGGCGAATACCGCACCGTCGAGTTGCCGCTGGCGTGGGACGATCATCGCGTCGAAGGCGAATGGGACGAGGCGCTCACCACGGTTTTCGAATCGGGCAAGCTGCGGGTCGACGACAGCTTCGCGACGATCCGGCTGCGCGCCCATGCGGACGAAGTCTGA
- a CDS encoding bifunctional nicotinamide-nucleotide adenylyltransferase/Nudix hydroxylase yields MSTLSRRFDALIFIGRFQPLHRGHLELLRRALSLATEVCILIGSTDRPRTVKDPFSFDERRQMISSVLADDERERVAIAPLQDSTYNDSDWVRWVQGAVAAELGDTAGKKIGLIGHAKDSSSYYLRMFPQWELVEVDANEDISATEIRDQFFAERSNSFVSWAVPAPVFDWLEQFRTRPEFLQLKSEAEFIAGYKKAWAAAPYPVTFVTVDALVVHSGHILLVRRRSEPGRGLWALPGGFVEQDERLEAACLRELREETGLKLPEPVMRGSLKDRQVFDHPQRSARGRTITHAFLFHFPVGDLPRVKGSDDADKARWVPLNVFAQMRTVMFEDHFDIAYHFLGKL; encoded by the coding sequence ATGAGCACGTTGTCCAGGCGCTTCGATGCGCTCATTTTCATTGGTCGTTTTCAGCCCCTGCATCGCGGTCACCTGGAACTGCTGCGGCGCGCGTTGAGTCTCGCGACCGAAGTCTGCATTCTGATTGGCTCAACCGACCGGCCTCGCACCGTCAAAGACCCGTTCTCGTTCGACGAACGGCGTCAGATGATCAGCTCGGTGCTGGCGGACGACGAGCGCGAGCGCGTTGCCATCGCCCCCCTGCAGGACTCCACGTATAACGACAGCGACTGGGTTCGCTGGGTCCAGGGCGCGGTCGCAGCGGAACTCGGCGACACGGCCGGCAAAAAGATCGGCCTGATCGGCCATGCGAAAGACAGCTCGTCGTATTACCTGCGCATGTTCCCGCAGTGGGAGCTGGTCGAGGTGGACGCCAACGAAGACATTTCCGCCACCGAGATCCGCGACCAGTTCTTTGCCGAACGCAGCAACAGCTTCGTGTCGTGGGCCGTGCCCGCGCCGGTGTTCGACTGGCTCGAGCAGTTCCGCACACGGCCCGAATTCCTGCAACTGAAATCCGAAGCGGAGTTCATTGCGGGCTACAAGAAAGCCTGGGCGGCCGCCCCCTACCCGGTCACCTTCGTCACGGTCGACGCGCTCGTCGTGCATTCCGGCCACATTCTGCTGGTGCGCCGCCGCAGCGAACCGGGGCGTGGCCTGTGGGCCTTGCCCGGCGGCTTCGTCGAGCAGGACGAGCGGCTCGAAGCGGCCTGCCTGCGCGAGTTGCGCGAGGAAACCGGCCTCAAGCTGCCCGAGCCGGTCATGCGCGGCTCGCTGAAAGACCGCCAGGTGTTCGACCACCCGCAGCGTTCGGCGCGCGGCCGCACCATCACGCATGCCTTCCTGTTTCATTTCCCGGTTGGCGACCTGCCCCGCGTGAAAGGCAGCGACGACGCCGACAAGGCGCGCTGGGTGCCCCTGAACGTATTCGCGCAGATGCGCACGGTGATGTTCGAAGACCACTTCGATATCGCCTACCACTTCCTCGGCAAACTTTGA
- a CDS encoding DUF4148 domain-containing protein, producing the protein MKRMTLAALAGILVTSAAFAQTQPGSNDATTNAQQQPQQQQGQWVPPDGQPIAGKTRAEVYQDLVHAEQDGQLAYLNSTLYAHH; encoded by the coding sequence ATGAAACGCATGACCCTTGCCGCCCTTGCCGGAATCCTGGTAACCAGCGCGGCCTTTGCCCAGACCCAACCCGGCAGCAACGACGCCACGACCAACGCGCAGCAGCAGCCGCAGCAGCAACAAGGCCAATGGGTACCCCCGGATGGTCAACCCATTGCGGGCAAGACGCGCGCCGAGGTGTACCAGGACCTGGTGCACGCCGAACAGGACGGCCAGCTCGCGTACCTGAACAGCACCTTGTACGCGCATCACTGA
- a CDS encoding porin, whose product MKKLIASFAVVPALSAGVAHAQSSVTLYGVIDTALVYANNSGGKSLYEMNSSNVLGNRWGLRGSEDLGSGLKAVFLLENGFASNTGRFQQGGDEFGRQAYVGLSSDRAGTVTLGRQYDAVVDYVLPYIAGAQWATYLGGHPGDLDNTNNDYRSNNSIKYTSPNYSGFRFGGLYSFGGVAGQFSENQIWSLGAGYVRGPLSLGAAYVNIKNPNFSYFGNNSTSSSTGNNMTGSLVYSGYASAGSEQIFSAGGNYTLGAATVGLVYSNTQFRQLGADASLNPEGYSGSEKFHNAEVNFKYQLNPFVLLGASYDYTKGYGVNSVTYQQGDLGATYILSKRTQLYVVEIYQRASGTDSSGKAAVANINGLSASSTPNQLATLVGITHRF is encoded by the coding sequence ATGAAAAAACTCATCGCCTCGTTCGCGGTGGTGCCGGCCCTGTCCGCCGGCGTCGCCCATGCCCAAAGCAGCGTAACGTTGTACGGCGTGATCGACACCGCGCTGGTGTACGCCAACAACAGCGGCGGCAAAAGCCTCTATGAAATGAACAGCAGCAATGTACTGGGCAATCGCTGGGGGCTGCGCGGCAGCGAAGATCTTGGCTCGGGCCTCAAGGCGGTATTCCTGCTGGAAAATGGCTTCGCTTCGAACACGGGGCGCTTTCAGCAAGGCGGCGATGAATTCGGCCGCCAGGCCTATGTCGGGCTGTCGTCCGACCGCGCGGGTACCGTGACGCTGGGTCGCCAGTACGACGCCGTTGTCGATTATGTGTTGCCGTATATCGCCGGCGCGCAATGGGCCACTTACCTGGGCGGCCATCCGGGCGATCTGGACAACACCAACAACGACTACCGTTCGAACAACTCGATCAAGTACACCAGCCCGAACTACTCAGGTTTCCGGTTTGGCGGCCTGTACAGTTTCGGCGGCGTGGCGGGGCAATTCAGCGAAAACCAGATCTGGTCGCTGGGTGCGGGTTATGTGCGCGGCCCCTTGAGCCTGGGTGCGGCCTACGTGAACATCAAGAATCCTAACTTCTCGTACTTCGGCAATAACTCGACGTCCAGTTCGACGGGCAACAACATGACCGGCAGCCTTGTTTACTCGGGCTACGCGTCGGCGGGATCGGAGCAGATCTTCTCCGCGGGCGGCAACTACACGCTGGGCGCGGCCACGGTCGGCCTCGTCTATAGCAACACGCAGTTCAGGCAACTGGGCGCCGACGCCAGCCTGAACCCGGAAGGCTATAGCGGCTCGGAGAAATTCCATAACGCCGAGGTGAACTTCAAGTATCAGTTGAACCCGTTCGTCCTGCTTGGTGCGTCCTATGACTACACCAAGGGCTACGGCGTCAACAGCGTCACGTATCAGCAGGGCGATCTTGGCGCAACCTACATTCTTTCGAAGCGCACCCAGCTTTACGTCGTGGAGATCTATCAGCGCGCATCGGGAACCGACTCGTCCGGCAAGGCAGCCGTGGCCAATATCAACGGCTTGAGCGCGTCGTCGACGCCTAACCAGCTCGCGACCCTGGTGGGGATCACTCATCGCTTCTGA